The following DNA comes from Pseudomonas triticicola.
AGAATTTGGCGAAATGCGCCGTACACCGATCCGTTTCGCCGACATTCCGCCCAATTTCATCAATGCGTTACTAAGTGCTGAAGACGACAATTTTGCCAACCACTATGGCGTCGACCCGAGCAGCCTGATGCGCGCGGCAACGCAATTGGTCAAGAGTGGGCACATTCAGTCCGGCGGCAGCACCATCACCATGCAGGTGGCGAAGAACTTCTTCCTCACCAGCGAGCGCAGCTTCTCGCGCAAAACCACGGAAATCCTGCTGGCCCTGCAGATCGAACGGCAACTGACCAAGGACGAGATCCTGGAGCTGTACGTCAACAAGATCTACCTGGGTAACCGCGCCTACGGCATCGAAGCCGCGGCGCAGGTGTATTACGGCAAATCGATCCGTGACATCAGCCTCGCGCAGATGGCGATGATCGCCGGTCTGCCAAAAGCTCCGTCGCGCTTCAACCCGCTGGCCAACCCGGCACGCAGCAAAGAACGCCGCGACTGGATCCTCGGGCGCATGTACAAGCTGGGCAAGATCAGCGAAGCCGACTACACCGCGGCGATCAACGAGCCGCTGAACGCCAGCTACCACGTGCCGACCCCGGAAGTGAACGCACCGTACATCGCCGAAATGGCCCGTGCCGAAATGGTCGGTCGTTATGGCAGCGAGGCCTACACCGAAGGCTTCCGTGTCACCACCACGGTGCCAAGCAATCTGCAGGAAATGGCCAACACCGCACTGCACGAAGGCTTGATGACTTACGACCAGCGCCACGGCTACCGTGGCCCCGAGTCGCGCCTGCCGGGCAAGACCCGCGAAGCGTGGGCCAGCGAACTGACCAAGCAGCGCACCATCAGCAGCCTCGAACCTGCGATCGTTACCCAAGTCGATAAAACCGGCCTGCAAGTGTTGACCCGCACCGGTGAAGAGCACGTTGCCTGGGACACGATGAAATGGGCGCGACCGTTCCTCAATACCAACAGCATGGGCGCCAACCCACGCCAGCCGTCGGATGTCGCGCAGGTCGGTGATCTGATCCGCGTGCAGCGCCAGACCGACAATTCGCTGAAATTCAGCCAGATTCCCCAGGCTCAGGGCGCACTGGTGTCGCTGGATCCGCAGAACGGCGCGATCCGTTCGCTGGTGGGTGGCTTCGCTTTCGAGCAGAGCAACTACAACCGCGCCATGCAGGCCAAGCGTCAGCCTGGTTCGAGCTTCAAGCCGTTCGTTTACAGTGCCGCGCTGGATAATGGCTACACCGCTGCCAGCCTGGTCAACGATGCGCCGATCGTGTTCGTCGACGAGTACCTGGACAAGGTCTGGCGACCGAAGAACGACACCAACACTTTCCTCGGCCCGATCCGCCTGCGTGAAGCGCTGTACAAGTCGCGCAACCTGGTGTCGATCCGCCTGTTGCAGGCCATGGGCGTGGGCAAGACCATCGACTACATCACCCGCTTCGGCTTCAACAAGCAGGACCTGCCGCCGAACCTGTCGCTGGCACTCGGCACCGCAACGCTGACGCCGATGGAAATCGCCACTGGCTGGAGCACCTTTGCCAACGGCGGCTACAAGATCACCCCGTACATCATCGACAAGATCGAAAGCCGTAACGGCGACACGCTGTTCGTCGCCAACCCGCCGACCGTGCCACAGGGTGGTGCGGCGACCGACGGTA
Coding sequences within:
- a CDS encoding penicillin-binding protein 1A codes for the protein MRLLKFFGWSIVAVFCGLLLGLSGAFLYLSPGLPSVEALRSIQLQIPLRVYSSDNKLIAEFGEMRRTPIRFADIPPNFINALLSAEDDNFANHYGVDPSSLMRAATQLVKSGHIQSGGSTITMQVAKNFFLTSERSFSRKTTEILLALQIERQLTKDEILELYVNKIYLGNRAYGIEAAAQVYYGKSIRDISLAQMAMIAGLPKAPSRFNPLANPARSKERRDWILGRMYKLGKISEADYTAAINEPLNASYHVPTPEVNAPYIAEMARAEMVGRYGSEAYTEGFRVTTTVPSNLQEMANTALHEGLMTYDQRHGYRGPESRLPGKTREAWASELTKQRTISSLEPAIVTQVDKTGLQVLTRTGEEHVAWDTMKWARPFLNTNSMGANPRQPSDVAQVGDLIRVQRQTDNSLKFSQIPQAQGALVSLDPQNGAIRSLVGGFAFEQSNYNRAMQAKRQPGSSFKPFVYSAALDNGYTAASLVNDAPIVFVDEYLDKVWRPKNDTNTFLGPIRLREALYKSRNLVSIRLLQAMGVGKTIDYITRFGFNKQDLPPNLSLALGTATLTPMEIATGWSTFANGGYKITPYIIDKIESRNGDTLFVANPPTVPQGGAATDGIAAPATESFTVNATPVAGEAPGNPAVPQAPAVAERIVDGRTTYILNSMLQDVIKLGTGRRALAMGRSDIAGKTGTTNESKDAWFSGYNADYVTTVWTGFDQPESLGRREFGGTVALPIWMNYMSAALKDKPPHVQPEPEGLLSLRVDPVSGRAATPSTPGAYFELFKAEDTPPSVNELGNGAVPGSPLPADEQAPIDLF